In Limisalsivibrio acetivorans, one genomic interval encodes:
- a CDS encoding 4Fe-4S dicluster domain-containing protein, which produces MKKIFVTYEKCVGCKHCELNCAVEHHPSKDLFSMVGDKKTQVNVNVVKVGEYTFPVSCRHCEPAYCMDACPSGAISRDKETNAVTIDAYMCKACAMCAMVCPFDAISFKETHESKFGRDVAYKCDLCVSRLEEDEKPACVTACKTGALEFRDMEELRIDKAKKDLRNYILGEEAIPENIKLYREVSKQRDNSVGE; this is translated from the coding sequence ATGAAAAAGATATTCGTAACTTATGAGAAATGTGTGGGATGCAAGCACTGCGAGCTGAACTGCGCAGTTGAGCATCACCCGAGCAAGGATCTCTTCTCCATGGTTGGTGATAAAAAGACACAGGTTAACGTTAATGTCGTTAAAGTAGGGGAGTACACCTTCCCGGTATCCTGCCGACACTGCGAGCCTGCATACTGTATGGATGCCTGCCCCTCTGGCGCTATCTCGAGGGATAAGGAGACCAATGCGGTTACGATAGATGCATATATGTGCAAGGCATGCGCCATGTGTGCCATGGTGTGCCCCTTTGATGCCATCTCCTTCAAGGAAACCCATGAATCGAAATTCGGGCGTGATGTTGCATACAAATGCGATCTATGCGTAAGCAGACTGGAAGAGGATGAGAAGCCCGCCTGTGTCACAGCATGCAAAACAGGAGCCCTTGAGTTCAGAGATATGGAAGAACTCCGCATAGACAAGGCTAAGAAAGACCTTCGAAACTACATCCTCGGAGAGGAAGCCATACCGGAAAACATCAAGCTTT
- a CDS encoding AAA family ATPase has protein sequence MDNESLRVVITGKGGAGKTTVTSSLAHLMSETGKKVLVVDEDPQMNLPYTLGMSQEAGAQIVPLNKNFDYIEEKTGARPKGNWGAYFRMNPPVEDVIDRFGIKMKDNLTLLVMGTVQKAAAGCLCPENALLDAVVSYVGVRTNEVILMDTQAGVEHFGRALSEGFEHCLVITDDTYSSMSVAVLTLKLAREIGIKNVHLVFNRTSPNSAKTARLEEMLGGNIEDSFDSVFYIPYDEIIRETEPDISGVIKDPEQSFTKSLKSIAETLGELTGAEAGRQQ, from the coding sequence ATGGATAATGAGAGCTTACGGGTTGTTATAACAGGAAAAGGGGGTGCGGGGAAGACCACGGTAACATCCTCCCTCGCTCACCTCATGAGTGAAACTGGGAAGAAGGTTCTTGTGGTGGACGAAGACCCGCAGATGAACCTCCCCTATACCCTGGGCATGTCCCAGGAAGCAGGGGCTCAGATAGTTCCGCTGAACAAGAATTTCGACTACATAGAGGAGAAAACGGGGGCCAGACCCAAGGGGAACTGGGGGGCTTACTTCCGTATGAATCCTCCTGTGGAGGACGTTATCGACAGGTTCGGCATTAAGATGAAGGATAACCTGACACTCCTGGTTATGGGTACCGTGCAGAAAGCCGCTGCAGGGTGTCTCTGTCCCGAAAATGCCCTTCTTGATGCCGTTGTGAGCTATGTGGGTGTCCGTACAAACGAGGTGATACTCATGGACACACAAGCCGGTGTTGAACATTTCGGCAGGGCTCTGTCCGAAGGTTTTGAGCATTGTCTGGTTATCACCGACGATACATACAGCTCTATGAGCGTTGCGGTACTTACCTTGAAGCTTGCCCGTGAGATAGGGATTAAGAATGTACATCTTGTTTTCAACCGTACTTCCCCGAATTCTGCAAAAACCGCAAGGCTTGAGGAGATGCTGGGGGGGAACATTGAGGACAGCTTCGACAGCGTTTTCTATATCCCCTACGACGAGATAATCCGAGAAACCGAGCCGGATATATCCGGAGTTATTAAGGATCCGGAGCAGAGCTTTACCAAATCGCTCAAATCCATAGCCGAAACCCTTGGGGAGCTTACAGGGGCAGAGGCGGGGAGACAGCAATGA